In Pectobacterium aroidearum, the following are encoded in one genomic region:
- a CDS encoding VOC family protein has product MKVAHVALWTADLAAQAAFWQEFFAAQVGEKYVSRNRPGFESHFVQLSEGASIELMTLPVLAEALTNKESCGWAHVAISVGSKADVEALASKAAERGILVAPPRMTGDGFYEAIVSDPDGNLIEITSD; this is encoded by the coding sequence ATGAAAGTGGCACACGTTGCGTTATGGACGGCCGACTTGGCCGCGCAGGCAGCATTTTGGCAGGAATTTTTCGCCGCTCAGGTCGGAGAAAAATATGTGAGCCGGAATCGTCCTGGGTTTGAATCGCATTTCGTTCAACTGAGTGAAGGGGCATCGATTGAGTTGATGACGCTGCCGGTGTTGGCGGAAGCGTTAACCAATAAAGAAAGCTGCGGCTGGGCGCACGTGGCGATTTCTGTCGGAAGCAAGGCGGATGTCGAGGCATTAGCCAGCAAAGCGGCGGAGCGCGGCATTTTGGTTGCCCCACCGCGCATGACGGGAGACGGTTTTTATGAGGCAATCGTCAGCGATCCTGATGGTAATCTAATCGAGATAACCTCAGACTGA
- the zigA gene encoding zinc metallochaperone GTPase ZigA: MADVVARQSADARLPVTVLSGFLGAGKTTLLNHILNNRAGLRVAVIVNDMSEVNIDAALVREGGAELSRTDEKLVEMSNGCICCTLREDLLIEVNRLAKEGRFDQLVIESTGIAEPLPVAETFTFAGDDGESLSEVARLDTMVTVVDGYNFLKDYASVDSIRSRGESLGEGDERSVVDLLIDQIEFCNVVILNKIDLIDVAQQQKLVAIIRSLNPGAKILHAQFGAVPLNEVLNTGLFDFDKAAQAPGWLKELRGEHTPETEEYGIASFVFRARRPFHPARFAQVMENSLTGVVRSKGYFWLASRPEYAGSWSQAGGVARQGLAGSWWVSVPKAKWPTDSESLNYIRSIWVDGVGDARQELVFIGIDMDELTLRARLETALLTDKEMAEGLAVWLDYPDPIEPWFAS; this comes from the coding sequence ATGGCTGACGTAGTAGCTCGACAGAGCGCAGATGCAAGATTACCTGTGACCGTACTATCTGGCTTTCTCGGTGCGGGAAAGACCACGTTACTTAACCATATTCTGAATAATCGCGCTGGTCTCCGCGTCGCGGTGATCGTCAACGACATGTCAGAAGTGAATATTGATGCTGCACTGGTGAGGGAGGGTGGCGCTGAACTTTCACGGACGGACGAAAAGTTGGTGGAGATGAGTAACGGCTGTATCTGCTGCACGTTGCGTGAAGATCTACTGATCGAGGTTAATCGGCTGGCGAAAGAAGGGCGTTTTGATCAGTTGGTCATTGAATCAACCGGTATCGCGGAGCCGCTTCCTGTCGCAGAAACGTTCACGTTTGCGGGTGATGATGGAGAAAGCCTTTCTGAAGTGGCGCGGCTGGATACGATGGTGACCGTTGTTGACGGATATAATTTTTTAAAAGATTACGCTTCAGTGGACAGTATCCGCTCTCGTGGAGAATCGTTAGGAGAGGGTGATGAGCGCAGCGTGGTGGATCTGCTGATCGATCAGATCGAGTTCTGCAATGTGGTTATTCTCAACAAAATCGACCTTATTGATGTGGCGCAACAGCAGAAGCTGGTTGCGATTATCCGTTCACTGAATCCAGGTGCGAAAATACTTCATGCACAATTCGGAGCTGTGCCGTTGAACGAGGTGCTCAACACAGGATTATTTGATTTTGACAAAGCGGCGCAGGCCCCCGGATGGTTGAAAGAATTACGCGGTGAACATACGCCTGAAACTGAGGAGTATGGCATCGCCAGTTTTGTTTTTCGCGCGCGTCGACCATTTCATCCTGCCCGCTTCGCGCAGGTCATGGAAAATTCGCTCACCGGGGTTGTCAGATCCAAAGGCTATTTTTGGTTAGCAAGCCGCCCGGAATATGCCGGCTCGTGGTCTCAGGCAGGCGGCGTGGCGCGTCAGGGGCTGGCTGGTTCATGGTGGGTCAGCGTGCCAAAAGCAAAGTGGCCGACAGATAGTGAATCGCTCAATTACATTCGTTCCATATGGGTGGATGGCGTGGGTGATGCGCGGCAGGAACTGGTGTTTATCGGTATCGATATGGATGAACTCACGTTGCGAGCCCGTCTGGAAACCGCGCTGCTGACGGACAAAGAAATGGCAGAAGGTCTGGCGGTGTGGTTAGATTATCCGGACCCGATAGAGCCCTGGTTTGCGTCATAA
- a CDS encoding RNA ligase family protein produces the protein MNLHSIPLLKYPRTPHLEGSRLQPGDDASDQIALKALAGRYVVIEEKIDGANSGVSFNETAELLLQSRGHYLAGGSRERQFNQFKIWATAHEMRFLELLEDRFVMYGEWAYSKHSVFYDRLPHYFHEFDIYDRRDGIFLSTARRHAMLAGSPVLSVPVLYAGEMPTNPALLWKLVFRSLAKSQDWKTVFESTVQRESLPLALCWQQTDKSDRSEGLYLKVEDDEQVLARYKLVRHDFIQTILDSGSHHSRRPILPNQLAEGVDLYAPCPTVSWEILGLNTLRSLDALAAAMPDK, from the coding sequence ATGAATTTACATTCAATACCGTTATTAAAGTATCCGCGTACCCCTCATCTGGAAGGTTCGCGCTTACAGCCCGGCGATGATGCGTCGGACCAAATCGCACTGAAAGCGCTGGCAGGCCGTTACGTCGTGATCGAAGAAAAGATCGACGGCGCAAACAGCGGCGTGTCCTTTAATGAAACGGCTGAACTCTTGCTTCAGTCGCGTGGCCACTATCTGGCTGGCGGCTCGCGGGAACGGCAATTCAACCAGTTCAAGATCTGGGCCACCGCGCACGAAATGCGGTTTCTTGAGCTACTGGAAGACCGCTTCGTGATGTACGGCGAATGGGCTTACAGCAAGCATTCCGTGTTTTATGACCGTTTACCGCACTACTTTCATGAGTTTGATATTTACGATCGTCGTGACGGCATTTTTTTATCGACGGCCCGCCGACACGCAATGCTAGCCGGCTCGCCTGTGTTGTCCGTTCCGGTGCTCTATGCCGGGGAGATGCCAACAAATCCGGCATTGCTGTGGAAGCTGGTGTTCCGCTCTCTGGCAAAAAGCCAGGACTGGAAGACCGTCTTTGAATCCACCGTGCAGCGTGAAAGTTTGCCGCTCGCGCTGTGCTGGCAGCAAACCGATAAATCGGATCGTTCGGAAGGCCTGTATCTGAAGGTGGAAGATGATGAACAGGTACTGGCGCGCTACAAGCTGGTACGCCATGACTTCATCCAGACCATTCTGGACAGCGGCTCGCACCATTCCCGACGCCCTATTTTGCCGAACCAACTGGCTGAAGGCGTTGATTTGTACGCACCTTGTCCAACCGTATCCTGGGAAATACTGGGGCTGAATACGCTGCGTTCTTTGGATGCACTCGCCGCCGCCATGCCCGATAAATAA
- a CDS encoding phosphoethanolamine--lipid A transferase — translation MFQRLSSLRLNPIQLTWVAALFFTTIGNVGLWQMLWSKVEINSLHSLLFFISLPVFFFCLINLLLTPVLALPYVRKPLLALLVVISASCSYFMFNYNVLIDRSMVQNVFETNQAELASYFSIPLLLTILVLGVLPAAVMVCLPTKQTEHPLQNALWWLGNVLVTFVVLAAVTMLFYKDYASLLRNNLQIRDQVLPFNFVRNTNGYLKRYLKRTTSQLLRTVAEDATRPETGERPKLVIAVVGETARAQNFQLNGYPRATNPSLSQRENIISFKNVSSCGTATAISLPCMFSRMTRTQYDEVRAATEENLLDILRRTGVQILWRNNNNGGCKGVCERVPTDDMPILKITEQCVNKDGTCYDDVLLHQLSSRIDAMSGDALIVLHQLGSHGPTYFERYPAQEKIFSPTCDSNQIQKCSNEALTNTYDNTLVYTDRMLGKTIDLLQRYSGQRDVAMIYLSDHGESLGERGIYLHGTPYLIAPKEQTQVPMVMWFSPKFVQDAGFNLACLRNNADNKDYSHDNFYHSMLGLFGVHSRVYQPELDVFSPCREAI, via the coding sequence GTGTTTCAACGTCTGTCATCCTTGCGGCTCAACCCGATACAACTGACTTGGGTAGCCGCTCTGTTCTTTACCACCATTGGCAACGTTGGACTGTGGCAAATGCTATGGTCCAAAGTGGAGATTAACAGCCTGCACAGCTTGCTGTTTTTCATCAGCCTACCGGTTTTCTTTTTCTGTCTTATCAACCTGTTGCTTACGCCCGTTCTGGCATTACCTTACGTGCGCAAGCCGCTATTGGCACTATTGGTCGTCATCAGCGCCAGCTGCAGTTACTTCATGTTCAACTATAACGTGCTGATCGATCGCAGCATGGTGCAGAACGTCTTCGAGACCAATCAGGCAGAACTCGCCTCGTACTTTTCAATTCCCTTGCTGCTCACCATTCTTGTACTGGGTGTGCTACCTGCGGCGGTGATGGTTTGTTTACCCACCAAACAGACTGAGCATCCCTTGCAAAACGCGCTATGGTGGCTGGGCAATGTACTGGTGACATTCGTCGTGCTGGCTGCGGTGACGATGCTGTTCTACAAGGACTACGCCTCGTTGCTGCGCAACAACCTGCAAATCAGGGATCAAGTGCTACCCTTCAATTTTGTGCGTAACACCAACGGCTACCTGAAACGCTACCTGAAACGCACGACATCTCAGCTGTTGCGAACTGTGGCAGAAGATGCCACGCGCCCTGAGACCGGGGAGCGGCCCAAACTCGTGATTGCCGTGGTGGGGGAAACCGCGCGGGCACAGAACTTTCAGCTTAATGGTTATCCGCGAGCGACCAATCCATCTCTGTCGCAGCGTGAAAACATCATCAGTTTCAAAAACGTCTCATCCTGTGGCACGGCTACGGCCATTTCACTGCCCTGTATGTTCTCCCGTATGACTCGTACGCAATACGATGAAGTACGTGCAGCGACGGAAGAGAACCTGCTCGATATCCTGCGACGCACCGGTGTGCAAATACTTTGGCGAAACAACAATAATGGCGGTTGTAAAGGCGTGTGCGAGCGCGTGCCCACCGATGACATGCCGATACTGAAAATTACTGAACAATGCGTCAACAAGGACGGTACCTGTTATGACGACGTACTACTGCACCAACTCAGTTCACGCATTGATGCCATGTCGGGCGACGCATTAATCGTGCTGCACCAGTTGGGCAGTCATGGGCCAACCTATTTCGAACGTTATCCGGCGCAGGAAAAAATCTTCAGCCCCACCTGTGATAGCAACCAGATTCAGAAGTGCAGCAACGAAGCGCTGACCAACACTTACGACAATACGCTGGTCTACACCGATCGGATGTTGGGTAAAACCATCGATTTGTTGCAACGCTATTCGGGGCAACGTGATGTAGCCATGATCTACCTTTCCGATCACGGTGAGTCCTTAGGTGAGCGCGGGATCTACCTGCATGGCACTCCATACCTGATTGCGCCTAAAGAGCAAACGCAGGTGCCCATGGTGATGTGGTTCTCACCGAAATTTGTGCAAGATGCTGGTTTCAATCTTGCCTGCCTGCGTAATAACGCGGACAACAAAGATTACAGTCACGACAATTTTTATCACTCCATGCTGGGCTTATTTGGTGTTCACAGCCGCGTATACCAACCCGAACTGGATGTGTTTTCGCCATGTCGTGAGGCGATTTGA
- a CDS encoding response regulator transcription factor, whose product MTRLLIIEDNPELVANLYEFFEPLGYVLDDARDGATGLRMATQNDYDAILLDLMLPRLDGMTLCRKLRQEFQNPVPVLMLTARDPIDDRVQGLALGADDYLVKPFSLKELDARIKALVRRSQGRQVQGTLVWEDLQVDTRAPQAQRQGHTINLTPTTHKLLLCLIRSAPDVVKKQEMEYLLWGDEPPDSGALRTHIHDLRQRIDKNFTSALIETVHGVGLRLHKPEKAAPE is encoded by the coding sequence ATGACACGTCTGCTCATCATCGAAGACAACCCGGAGTTGGTGGCCAACCTATACGAATTTTTCGAGCCGCTGGGCTATGTGCTGGATGATGCACGCGATGGTGCCACTGGTCTGCGTATGGCCACGCAAAATGATTACGACGCCATTTTGTTGGACCTGATGCTACCGCGACTGGACGGCATGACGCTGTGCCGAAAACTCCGCCAGGAATTTCAAAACCCGGTACCGGTGTTGATGCTGACCGCACGCGATCCGATAGATGACCGCGTGCAGGGCCTTGCCCTGGGCGCTGACGATTATCTGGTGAAACCCTTTTCACTCAAGGAACTGGACGCGCGTATCAAGGCACTGGTGCGCCGCTCCCAAGGCCGACAGGTGCAAGGCACGCTAGTCTGGGAAGATCTACAGGTGGACACCCGTGCCCCACAGGCCCAGCGACAGGGCCACACTATCAACCTGACCCCTACCACGCATAAATTGCTGCTGTGCCTGATACGATCCGCACCTGATGTCGTTAAAAAACAGGAGATGGAGTACTTACTTTGGGGCGACGAACCACCTGACAGTGGCGCTTTGCGCACACACATTCATGACTTGCGTCAGCGGATTGACAAAAACTTCACATCTGCGCTGATAGAAACGGTGCATGGCGTAGGTTTACGCCTGCATAAGCCTGAAAAGGCTGCACCGGAATAA
- a CDS encoding glycosyl hydrolase family 28 protein — protein MRTTLSLLPVCISFAFLSLDAQASVQVCRPPVVSEGNALATSAIQHAIDQCSQAGGGRVELSAGVWQSGPLLLKDNVELYLAAGSRLTASYQGDAFKPGFISAPAHEGEAFILAKDVNNIAIAGPGVIDGQGQQRWWPLATEARNHLKHGDTNWFTQHYPGIPTANGMPRPWLIEFANVSQGKISGIGIENSPMWNLVIRDSHHIEVTNSTITNPSDSPNTDGIDIISSRQVHLHHLNISTGDDNISVKSGLAKRADDAESRDITIDHIQSENGHGISIGSETINGIGKVTLQDLHFTGTENGVRIKSGRDRGANIGPVIIRNVTMQQVKTPLVITDSYGGNGGYSSDSVSPIKYQTLTATTPNIHDVTLQHIEASGATHAGIISGLPEAPLKNIHLESVHITAKSGLQSRYVSGWQKQVAVDVQDGEAQLSGNNVDWVSP, from the coding sequence ATGAGAACGACGTTATCTTTATTGCCTGTATGTATCAGTTTCGCTTTCTTATCATTGGATGCTCAGGCATCCGTGCAGGTATGCCGCCCTCCGGTTGTTAGCGAAGGGAACGCCCTCGCAACATCGGCTATTCAGCATGCGATTGACCAATGTTCACAAGCTGGCGGTGGCCGCGTCGAGCTTTCTGCTGGGGTATGGCAAAGTGGACCGTTGTTATTAAAAGATAATGTAGAATTGTATCTGGCGGCGGGAAGCCGGTTGACAGCCAGTTATCAGGGCGATGCGTTTAAACCGGGGTTCATTTCGGCGCCGGCGCATGAAGGTGAAGCGTTTATTCTGGCGAAAGATGTAAACAACATTGCGATTGCAGGGCCCGGTGTCATTGATGGTCAGGGGCAGCAGCGTTGGTGGCCGCTTGCCACCGAGGCGCGTAATCACCTTAAGCATGGGGATACCAACTGGTTTACCCAACATTATCCAGGCATTCCGACGGCCAATGGCATGCCACGCCCATGGCTGATTGAATTTGCCAATGTGTCACAGGGGAAAATCTCCGGTATCGGGATAGAAAACTCCCCCATGTGGAATCTGGTCATCCGCGACAGTCACCATATAGAAGTTACTAACAGCACCATCACCAATCCGTCCGATTCACCCAATACCGATGGCATCGATATTATTTCCTCTCGTCAGGTCCACCTCCACCATCTGAATATCTCCACCGGTGATGACAACATTTCGGTTAAGTCGGGTCTGGCAAAACGGGCTGATGATGCAGAAAGCCGTGATATCACTATTGACCATATTCAGTCGGAAAATGGACACGGCATCTCAATTGGCAGTGAAACCATTAATGGTATTGGCAAGGTCACCCTACAGGACCTGCATTTTACGGGTACCGAAAACGGTGTGCGCATTAAGTCCGGGCGCGATCGTGGCGCAAATATCGGCCCGGTGATTATCCGTAATGTCACGATGCAGCAGGTTAAAACACCACTGGTGATCACCGACAGTTATGGTGGCAATGGGGGGTACTCGTCTGACAGCGTTAGCCCGATAAAATACCAGACGCTGACCGCCACCACTCCCAACATTCACGATGTTACCCTTCAACATATTGAGGCAAGCGGTGCAACCCATGCTGGGATTATAAGTGGATTACCGGAGGCACCGTTAAAGAATATCCATCTGGAATCGGTACATATTACGGCGAAATCGGGGTTACAGAGCCGTTATGTATCGGGTTGGCAAAAGCAGGTGGCGGTGGATGTTCAGGATGGAGAAGCGCAGTTATCCGGGAACAATGTTGACTGGGTTTCGCCGTGA
- a CDS encoding MBL fold metallo-hydrolase yields the protein MLLLLVLAVIAVVVYGWLKQPQYVSPEVEPQPENPLFRDGAFHNPVARPTVASQNRWALLYRFLFEKDAGALPDTRLPSEKTDLHQLSKTENVIIWMGHSSYFIQLEGKTFLLDPVFSDNASPVPRTNIAFKGSNVYSPEDVPEIDYLLITHDHWDHLDYPTLNALRGKIRRIVTPTGVGSYFVKWGFPQKDITEGGWFSNLKENGIEIHVLPTQHFSGRLLKHNQTLWGSFALITRQHRLYLGGDSGYGAHYKEIAARLGGFDIAILECGQYDRDWPHVHMTPEESALAANDLRAKAVLPSHNSKFKLAHHRWNDPLERISQASENQDWRLMTPRIGERVQVDNPQQSFSQWW from the coding sequence ATGCTTTTGTTACTCGTTTTGGCTGTGATTGCAGTGGTCGTTTACGGCTGGTTAAAGCAGCCACAATATGTGTCACCAGAGGTAGAACCCCAACCGGAAAACCCACTCTTTCGCGATGGTGCGTTTCATAACCCGGTCGCCCGCCCAACGGTGGCGAGTCAGAACCGCTGGGCTCTGCTGTACCGCTTTCTTTTTGAGAAAGATGCTGGTGCATTGCCCGATACCCGCCTGCCGTCGGAAAAGACCGATCTGCATCAGTTAAGTAAAACGGAAAACGTCATTATTTGGATGGGACATTCCAGCTATTTTATTCAACTGGAAGGGAAAACTTTCCTGCTGGATCCGGTATTTAGCGACAACGCTTCACCAGTGCCGCGTACTAATATCGCCTTCAAAGGCAGCAATGTGTATTCACCGGAAGACGTTCCCGAAATCGACTATCTGTTGATTACCCACGATCACTGGGATCATCTGGATTACCCCACTCTGAATGCGCTACGCGGAAAAATACGCCGCATCGTCACGCCAACCGGTGTGGGTTCCTATTTTGTAAAGTGGGGTTTCCCACAGAAAGATATTACGGAAGGTGGCTGGTTCAGCAACCTGAAAGAGAACGGGATAGAAATTCATGTGCTGCCGACACAGCATTTTTCCGGCCGACTCCTCAAGCATAACCAAACGCTGTGGGGATCGTTTGCGTTGATCACGCGACAGCATCGGTTGTATCTCGGCGGGGACAGCGGCTATGGCGCACACTACAAAGAGATCGCCGCGCGTCTGGGCGGGTTCGATATCGCGATACTGGAATGCGGACAATACGATCGGGACTGGCCTCATGTGCACATGACGCCGGAAGAGAGCGCACTGGCTGCCAATGATTTGCGGGCTAAAGCGGTACTACCGAGCCATAACAGCAAATTTAAGTTGGCGCACCACCGCTGGAACGATCCGTTGGAGCGTATTTCGCAGGCGAGTGAAAATCAGGACTGGCGGCTGATGACGCCGCGCATTGGTGAACGTGTTCAGGTTGATAACCCGCAGCAGTCGTTTAGTCAGTGGTGGTAG
- a CDS encoding AAA family ATPase, protein MTIMDWNTIRGLVPASGAEPDFADCLDAFPVLQRAKETPQEPRYHGEGDVWTHTMMVIASLLQLPDYQTATREQQEILFIAALLHDVAKYRTTVIDPVTGQIGQPGHSRKGAIDARVLLWDAGVPFAIREAICRLISVHQVPFYCLEDERRRMSPLFTIRELSWQLSIPLLATLAEADMRGRICQDQSRVLDSIELFRELAREEGCYGQPRSFVDAHTRLSYFRGADVHPDYPLFQEPGSKVTVMCGLPAAGKDTWVRSHRRDLPVVSFDDARTELGLKHGENEGKAVHWATDKARSLLRTHEPFVWNATHLSQQMRTRTLDLCYAYGAEVEIVYLERPRQELLRRNGKRDTTLSNKTLQGMLTKWELPAPTEAHVVRYES, encoded by the coding sequence ATGACAATCATGGATTGGAATACCATCAGGGGATTGGTCCCCGCTTCTGGCGCAGAGCCAGATTTTGCTGATTGTCTGGACGCGTTTCCGGTGCTTCAACGCGCCAAAGAAACGCCGCAGGAGCCGCGCTACCACGGTGAAGGCGATGTCTGGACACATACTATGATGGTGATCGCATCGCTATTGCAGCTTCCCGATTACCAGACGGCCACTCGCGAGCAGCAGGAAATCTTGTTTATTGCCGCATTGCTGCATGACGTTGCGAAATACCGCACGACAGTGATTGACCCAGTGACAGGGCAAATTGGTCAACCGGGACATTCACGCAAAGGCGCCATCGATGCTCGGGTGCTGCTGTGGGATGCCGGCGTTCCGTTTGCAATTCGGGAAGCGATTTGTCGCTTAATTTCGGTGCATCAGGTGCCGTTTTACTGCCTTGAAGATGAGCGGCGTCGGATGTCGCCACTCTTTACGATTCGCGAATTATCGTGGCAGTTAAGCATTCCGCTGCTGGCAACGCTGGCGGAAGCCGATATGCGTGGGCGCATCTGTCAGGATCAGTCACGAGTGCTCGACAGTATTGAGCTGTTCCGCGAGCTGGCGCGGGAAGAAGGCTGTTACGGCCAGCCGAGATCGTTTGTCGATGCCCACACGCGCCTGAGCTATTTTCGCGGTGCTGATGTGCATCCAGACTATCCGTTGTTTCAGGAGCCGGGATCGAAAGTCACCGTGATGTGCGGTTTGCCCGCTGCGGGAAAAGACACTTGGGTACGATCGCATCGGCGCGATTTACCTGTGGTTTCGTTCGACGATGCGCGAACAGAACTGGGGTTGAAACACGGCGAGAATGAAGGAAAAGCGGTGCACTGGGCAACCGATAAAGCACGTTCACTGCTGCGAACGCATGAACCGTTCGTGTGGAATGCCACGCATCTGAGCCAGCAAATGCGCACCCGCACGTTGGATCTGTGCTATGCCTACGGCGCAGAAGTGGAGATCGTGTATCTAGAGCGCCCGCGTCAGGAATTACTGCGTCGCAACGGTAAACGGGACACCACGTTGAGCAATAAAACACTGCAAGGTATGCTAACCAAATGGGAGCTTCCCGCACCGACGGAAGCACATGTTGTTCGCTATGAAAGCTAA
- a CDS encoding HAMP domain-containing sensor histidine kinase, with protein MKSIYQQVTLKTRIMVSFVLLMVAVMAFVVVADQLDYDELRAYVISENLRNEVQPRLEADITKGITPIMPEGNLLYDAQSAPDVLRQYAPGYHRMEKPAGWHLLVFELNDRRYYLLQDGKDYEYLEYMIDGFAPLVILLCILCAFWIGRLTSARVTVPITRLADVVQRKQKPFPFQDSSDEIGVLARAFAQHSDELERFLQRERCFVSDASHELRTPLAIIGGAAETIVHQLPTGSHLMPSAERIVRTTQEMQRQLTCLLLLSRDPQTLPLADVPLRPLFEECITRCHPWLAKKPVALTLDVPQNVHVHTNAELARSVVWNLLRNACQYTDEGEVRIALHGTTLIISDTGPGLPPSIDPQQFQRFLPSSRESGEGLGLSIVQRIVEHLGWNMAVESSEKGCRFTLEMRCAA; from the coding sequence ATGAAATCCATTTACCAACAGGTGACGCTCAAGACGCGCATTATGGTTTCCTTCGTGCTGCTGATGGTAGCCGTTATGGCATTTGTGGTTGTCGCGGATCAACTCGACTACGATGAATTGAGAGCCTATGTGATCTCGGAGAATCTGCGCAACGAGGTGCAGCCTCGGCTGGAGGCTGATATTACCAAAGGCATCACCCCTATCATGCCTGAAGGTAATCTGCTCTATGATGCGCAGAGCGCGCCCGATGTTCTGCGTCAGTACGCACCGGGCTACCACCGCATGGAAAAACCCGCTGGCTGGCACCTGCTTGTGTTTGAACTCAACGATCGGCGCTACTACCTGTTGCAGGATGGTAAGGATTACGAGTATCTGGAGTACATGATTGACGGCTTCGCGCCGCTGGTCATCTTGCTGTGCATTCTGTGTGCGTTCTGGATTGGACGACTGACTTCAGCACGCGTTACCGTTCCCATCACACGCTTGGCCGACGTCGTGCAACGCAAGCAAAAACCCTTCCCTTTTCAGGATTCTAGTGACGAAATCGGCGTGCTCGCGCGCGCATTTGCGCAACACAGCGATGAGCTGGAGCGGTTTCTGCAGCGAGAGCGATGCTTTGTGAGCGATGCCAGCCATGAATTGCGCACACCGCTGGCCATCATTGGCGGTGCGGCGGAAACCATCGTGCACCAATTGCCTACCGGTAGTCACCTGATGCCTAGTGCTGAGCGCATCGTGCGCACTACGCAGGAAATGCAACGCCAGTTGACTTGCCTGTTGCTGCTTTCGCGCGATCCGCAAACCTTACCTCTCGCCGACGTGCCTCTACGTCCATTGTTCGAGGAATGCATCACGCGTTGCCACCCCTGGCTGGCGAAAAAGCCGGTGGCACTCACACTGGATGTCCCGCAAAACGTCCATGTGCACACCAATGCCGAACTGGCGCGCAGTGTGGTCTGGAATCTACTGCGCAATGCCTGCCAGTACACGGATGAAGGCGAAGTGCGCATTGCCCTGCATGGCACAACTCTGATCATTTCTGACACCGGGCCAGGCCTGCCGCCCAGCATCGACCCGCAGCAATTTCAACGTTTTCTGCCTAGCTCACGTGAAAGTGGCGAAGGGCTTGGCTTATCCATTGTGCAGCGCATCGTGGAGCATCTGGGGTGGAACATGGCGGTCGAAAGCTCAGAAAAAGGCTGCCGCTTTACGCTGGAAATGCGCTGCGCGGCATAA